DNA sequence from the Candidatus Kaistella beijingensis genome:
CCCGTGTATGAAAGATTGGTTGCACAACTTGTCAACAAAACCGCCGAAACTAGCGGAATCAGAAACTTTCTCATATAAATATTTTTTTGGAAGGTTAAATGTAGCAAATATTTATCAGAAACTATTTCTAAACAATTATCATTAAATTTGAATATGATTAAAAGAAAACATTCCGGTTCTGATTTGACGATTTTTTCGGAGATGACTGTTTTAGCCTTAAAACACAATGCCGTTAATCTTTCACAAGGTTTTCCCGATTATGCAATTAATGAACGTTTGAAAAAACTTTTGTTTGAAGCCACCGTAAAAAACTTCAATCAATATGCACCAACGACAGGAAGTCCTTTATTGATTGAGAATTTAATGACCTTCAACTCGAACAGAAAAAACCCAATTTCTTTAACTAAAGACACCATCACGATTTCTCCCGGTGCGAGTTACGGAATTTACACTGCTCTTGCTGCAATTTTAAAGTTTGGAGAAGAAGTAATTGTTTTGGAACCGTGTTATGATTCTTATGTTCCCGCCATTGAAATTAATGGTGGAATTCCTGTTTTTGTGGCTTTGAAAGAAAATTTTGAAATTGATTTCGAAGCTTTAGCAAAAGCGATGAATCACAAAACGAAGGCAATCATCATCAACTCGCCACACAATCCGTCAGGAAAAGTTTGGAAGGAAGAAGATTTCAACAGACTTTCAGATTTGGTAAAAGACACCGATGTTATTGTGATTTCCGATGAAGTTTATGATGTTCTGACTTATGATAACCATCAATTTTATTCTGCATTTCACCATCCGAAACTTCGGGAACAATGTTTCAGCGTTTTCTCTTTTGGAAAAATGTTTCATGTCACCGGTTGGAAAGTCGGCTACGTTGTGGCTTCGGAAGAACTCTCTGCTGCATACCGAAGAATCCATCAGTATTTGAGTTTCAGCGTAAATTCACCTGCACAATATGCATTAGCAAAATATTTAGAAATTTTTGATGTGGAAGAAAACAGAACATTGATGCAGCAAAAACGTGATTTTTTCATTGAGCAATTCAACGATTTACCTTTCACTTTACAGCAAAAAGCGGAAGCAGGATATTTTCAGATTTTAGGTTACGAAGATATTTCAGACTTAAATGACAAAGATTTTTCAGTTTGGATGACTGAAAAAGGAAAAGTCGCTACCATTCCAGTTTCTGCGTTTTACAAAAATTCAACAACTACTAATTCCGTGAGATTTTGTTTTTCTAAGAAGGAAGAAACGATCGCTGAAGCAGCAAAAAATTTGAGAAGTTTTTTTTAACAAATTGATTTAGAACTAAAATTCAAGCCAATCCTTTTCAATCCGTTTGATTTTTCCGGTATGCTTATCGAACATAATCCAGAGCGTTCTGGAATCAACTACGAGTTCACCATCTCTGTAAAACTCTACTTTTCTAGGCTGTTTTAATCCTTCCGGTTTTTCCGGATAGGTTTTCATGGAGAGTTTTTCACCTTTAAAGACCTGCTTTTTGTATTGAATATGATGGTCATGCATTACCCAAAAGTCTTCTGAATAATTGGTTTGATGCTTCAACAATTCCCAATGTTCTTTTGCCATTTCTTCCACCCAATGCACAAACTGCACATTGTTTACGTGGTTAAGTTCATCCAGATGTTCATCCGAAACAACAATTTCTTTAGTGTGAACAAGTTTCATGAAGCAAAAATAATTCATTAAATATTTCAACAAAAAAAGTCTTAAACAATGT
Encoded proteins:
- a CDS encoding methionine aminotransferase encodes the protein MIKRKHSGSDLTIFSEMTVLALKHNAVNLSQGFPDYAINERLKKLLFEATVKNFNQYAPTTGSPLLIENLMTFNSNRKNPISLTKDTITISPGASYGIYTALAAILKFGEEVIVLEPCYDSYVPAIEINGGIPVFVALKENFEIDFEALAKAMNHKTKAIIINSPHNPSGKVWKEEDFNRLSDLVKDTDVIVISDEVYDVLTYDNHQFYSAFHHPKLREQCFSVFSFGKMFHVTGWKVGYVVASEELSAAYRRIHQYLSFSVNSPAQYALAKYLEIFDVEENRTLMQQKRDFFIEQFNDLPFTLQQKAEAGYFQILGYEDISDLNDKDFSVWMTEKGKVATIPVSAFYKNSTTTNSVRFCFSKKEETIAEAAKNLRSFF
- a CDS encoding acyl-CoA thioesterase, giving the protein MNYFCFMKLVHTKEIVVSDEHLDELNHVNNVQFVHWVEEMAKEHWELLKHQTNYSEDFWVMHDHHIQYKKQVFKGEKLSMKTYPEKPEGLKQPRKVEFYRDGELVVDSRTLWIMFDKHTGKIKRIEKDWLEF